A portion of the Pan troglodytes isolate AG18354 chromosome 10, NHGRI_mPanTro3-v2.0_pri, whole genome shotgun sequence genome contains these proteins:
- the UBE2N gene encoding ubiquitin-conjugating enzyme E2 N isoform X2 gives MKILGAEGASHMDILRKKRKCKALEETQRLLAEPVPGIKAEPDESNARYFHVVIAGPQDSPFEGGTFKLELFLPEEYPMAAPKVRFMTKIYHPNVDKLGRICLDILKDKWSPALQIRTVLLSIQALLSAPNPDDPLANDVAEQWKTNEAQAIETARAWTRLYAMNNI, from the exons ATGAAGATCTTAGGAGCTGAGGGAGCAAGCCATATGGATATCTTGCGGAAGAAGAGGAAGTGCAAAGCCCTTGAG GAAACCCAGCGTTTGCTGGCAGAACCAGTTCCTGGCATCAAAGCCGAACCAGATGAGAGCAACGCCCGTTATTTTCATGTGGTCATTGCTGGCCCTCAGGATTCCCCCTTTGAGGGAGGGACTTTTAAACTTGAACTATTCCTTCCAGAAGAATACCCAATGGCAGCCCCTAAAGTACGTTTCATGACCAAAATTTATCATCCTAATGTAGACAAGTTGGGAAGAATATGTTTAGATATTTTGAAAG ATAAGTGGTCCCCAGCACTGCAGATCCGCACAGTTCTGCTATCGATCCAGGCCTTGTTAAGTGCTCCCAATCCAGATGATCCATTAGCAAATGATGTAGCGGAGCAGTGGAAGACCAACGAAGCCCAAGCCATAGAAACAG CTAGAGCATGGACTAGGCTATATGCcatgaataatatttaa
- the UBE2N gene encoding ubiquitin-conjugating enzyme E2 N isoform X3, with product MAGLPRRIIKETQRLLAEPVPGIKAEPDESNARYFHVVIAGPQDSPFEGGTFKLELFLPEEYPMAAPKVRFMTKIYHPNVDKLGRICLDILKDKWSPALQIRTVLLSIQALLSAPNPDDPLANDVAEQWKTNEAQAIETARAWTRLYAMNNI from the exons GAAACCCAGCGTTTGCTGGCAGAACCAGTTCCTGGCATCAAAGCCGAACCAGATGAGAGCAACGCCCGTTATTTTCATGTGGTCATTGCTGGCCCTCAGGATTCCCCCTTTGAGGGAGGGACTTTTAAACTTGAACTATTCCTTCCAGAAGAATACCCAATGGCAGCCCCTAAAGTACGTTTCATGACCAAAATTTATCATCCTAATGTAGACAAGTTGGGAAGAATATGTTTAGATATTTTGAAAG ATAAGTGGTCCCCAGCACTGCAGATCCGCACAGTTCTGCTATCGATCCAGGCCTTGTTAAGTGCTCCCAATCCAGATGATCCATTAGCAAATGATGTAGCGGAGCAGTGGAAGACCAACGAAGCCCAAGCCATAGAAACAG CTAGAGCATGGACTAGGCTATATGCcatgaataatatttaa